The Rhodococcus sp. ABRD24 genome contains the following window.
CCGCCGCGTCGCCGACGCACAGCCAGGCCCGCAGGACCCCCGAGGGCCGGCCCTGTACCTCTTCTACACGGGCGGGACAACGGGAGAACCGAAAGGCGTGATGCTGCGCGACCGGTCACTCGTCGCCAATGCGTTCGCCTGTTCCACCTGGGAGTGGCCGCAGGACACCAACTTCCTGATCACCACACCGATGTCTCACGCGGCGGGCCTGTTCGTGGCTCCCGGTCTGCTCCGGGGTGCAAGCTTCGACGTGCACGCATCCTTCGACCCGGACAAGGTCATCGACGCAATCGAACGTGACGGCGTCTCTGCATCATTCCTCGTTCCGACGATGCTGTACGCGCTGCTCGACCATCCGCGTGCCGCCCACGCCGACCTGTCAGGGCTGCGCTGGCTACTCTACGGGGCCGCACCCGCCGACACCGCGCGTATCGCCCGAGCGCGCGAGCTGTTCGGACCGATCCTGAGCCAACACTACGGACAGGCCGAGGCCCCGAACGCGCTGACGGTGCTCGACTCCGGCGAGCACCGCGACGACCCAGCTGTACTCGGCAGCTGCGGACGCGCCATGCCGGGCGTCGAGATCGCCATACTCGATTCGTCCGGCGAGGAAGTTGCGCCGGGCGCAGCCGGGGAACTATGCGCCCGAGGCCCGTTGGTGATGGACGGCTACTGGAACAAGCCAGAAGAGACCGCGGCGGCGCTCGAGGGTGGATGGCTCCACACCGGTGATGTCGCACGGCGTGACCACACCGGGCTGATCACGATCGTCGACCGCACGAAGGACATCATCATCACCGGCGGCTTCAACGTCTATCCACGCGAAGTCGAGGACGCCCTCGCTACTCACCCTGCAGTCGCGGCG
Protein-coding sequences here:
- a CDS encoding AMP-binding protein — protein: MKYSAEESNPNIDPGYAELILTTLRRQPDRVAFRFTDDQGHRRAWTYREVAERIVRTATVFGELGLTPGHGVALLSGPRPEAFTVMVAACLAGLRYVALHPLGTAEADRVILRDSAADLFVVDDSQFPTRADQAGTKAITMAALNRRVADAQPGPQDPRGPALYLFYTGGTTGEPKGVMLRDRSLVANAFACSTWEWPQDTNFLITTPMSHAAGLFVAPGLLRGASFDVHASFDPDKVIDAIERDGVSASFLVPTMLYALLDHPRAAHADLSGLRWLLYGAAPADTARIARARELFGPILSQHYGQAEAPNALTVLDSGEHRDDPAVLGSCGRAMPGVEIAILDSSGEEVAPGAAGELCARGPLVMDGYWNKPEETAAALEGGWLHTGDVARRDHTGLITIVDRTKDIIITGGFNVYPREVEDALATHPAVAAAAVYGLPDPQWGEAVTAAVVFHDGHTASPRELAEHVRATKGSVWAPKRIDVCDALPTTALGKIDKKALRHTHPVREAPAQ